In Bythopirellula goksoeyrii, a single window of DNA contains:
- a CDS encoding lectin-like protein, giving the protein MDTRLLFCFAVLTGVQHGEVRAEHVRWEIADGGNGHWYEVFQGPTDSYFNGVQRVINWPEAQLNAQAQGGYLATVTSSEENEFVFSLTDSPSNWQTDGIGNYFGAWLGAFQEPETQDPTAGWQWITGEPFAFANWHPGEPNDLFGQIDENRIAFFASESSTGQRSAFWNDEQATRLIVTAYVVEYVPEPTSLAVALASLFACSQFRLSVMNQIGERGIK; this is encoded by the coding sequence ATGGATACAAGACTCTTGTTTTGTTTCGCAGTTTTGACTGGTGTGCAGCACGGTGAAGTGAGAGCCGAACACGTGCGCTGGGAAATTGCCGACGGAGGGAATGGGCATTGGTATGAAGTTTTTCAAGGGCCGACAGATTCCTACTTCAATGGGGTTCAACGCGTTATTAATTGGCCTGAGGCCCAATTGAACGCCCAGGCTCAGGGGGGATACCTCGCGACCGTCACTTCTTCAGAAGAAAACGAGTTTGTCTTCAGTCTGACGGATTCGCCCTCGAATTGGCAGACGGATGGAATCGGCAATTATTTTGGCGCCTGGCTAGGTGCCTTCCAAGAACCTGAAACCCAAGATCCAACCGCTGGGTGGCAATGGATAACTGGAGAACCATTCGCATTCGCCAATTGGCATCCCGGCGAACCCAATGATTTGTTCGGACAAATTGATGAGAATCGGATCGCCTTCTTCGCCAGTGAAAGCTCAACCGGACAACGATCTGCCTTCTGGAATGATGAGCAAGCCACTCGACTGATCGTCACCGCCTATGTTGTCGAGTATGTCCCTGAACCAACGAGTCTGGCGGTAGCGTTGGCAAGCTTATTTGCTTGTTCGCAGTTCAGACTCTCAGTCATGAATCAAATCGGGGAAAGGGGAATCAAATGA
- a CDS encoding HEAT repeat domain-containing protein produces the protein MGSRYLVNAALNLVIFSGPVIGASVVSGELPIAEPLDVAYSPSGEQIAVGGLTSERDGPADGLVLLIDAENGEQQATLRHSGAVTRNLRMPNPVRGLAYSPDGKVLAVAAALGLKLWDPADGKELATLAGYGDTDQESRDEVISIAFSPDGKWLAATDNRFRGQPSHLRLWDVAQRDLVGEFEIGHNGHVAFLPNGTMLVTDKNDSPEVPWRLAEGRELAVVRTKLSRPLVVDRQGKYVVADSMGGSKLWRIEPTEAGDLRFVDEMSFAGQDLRHVGFSIDGRLLATCVRSGVFVIYDVPSRQVVGTLLAGGPFAFSPDGTSLAVAQDSPERSPDGRLLGGTRLAVWKTDDVLAADRLAAQAREAATDMVRVLSARQADLWRVHAGGATMDMLRNVYPPRSGMWMRQDAITTLLTGPQGEAATSILIDGLKNPLVNDKQRLLHPLGLIAHRSSQARAAIIEALRTSEATDARTMAATMLGLLPVNMGQEAVPVLVESAGNDKSPHVRAAAERTLKELDPKAYEQFTAQARARGPVVDRVERRDGQLRYQGRSLEEWLGRLSASYMPNEIFGQPRRDEPLAAIRAIGLDAMPVLLATLNSSEQPLRRAAAAGLGSLGSQAKAAIQPLLDIIAAADAADVSFVQGVPGGVASEAADAVALILREQQELPARLVELTLSDNPAARLSAARAVAVLIPTHPRGLPVLKAAMAAADSQTMDFFPNPYAWYFGDRPNVAWLGRLIADNEAPAEYRVQAAERLEQLGPAALPAISGMLQAVKAADPNLSRRTARAIHKIGPEAVPPVRDALRATTNDPTRERLAATLWGMGDEGRSALKEELHGKEDREVESLWWAAFAGTWDAQASRMYQTAIKEALQRAGHFVPPQPPRTGPNRPPSPPMPQKASTAWSVRLLADNEAPGTLRRQAAKALSQTSQKELLPFLPVLLGGLANERDTGMVPDLAGLIQRVGPPAIPALKAAIEQAPSDHARGGLLLVLSSRFGKEGQQEFERLRQLHPEYSRLLDAYIRPHKAIAPSQRPTTYLATFRVHAPESTPADDVIYITGNDPALGNWNPKGLRLQRQASGVYESQVRLAQGSRIEYKVTRGSWETVEKDQNKEELANRKLEVTSDRTVVIRVENWSDQLDQQ, from the coding sequence ATGGGGTCTCGATACCTAGTCAATGCTGCCTTGAATCTCGTCATATTCAGCGGCCCCGTAATAGGCGCTTCGGTCGTATCTGGCGAGCTACCAATTGCCGAGCCGCTCGACGTGGCCTACTCGCCTTCAGGCGAGCAAATCGCAGTCGGTGGCTTGACAAGCGAACGGGACGGACCGGCAGACGGCCTCGTGCTGCTCATCGACGCGGAAAATGGCGAGCAGCAGGCAACGCTGCGACACTCGGGTGCGGTCACACGCAACTTGAGAATGCCGAACCCGGTCCGAGGTTTGGCTTATTCCCCGGACGGCAAGGTGCTGGCCGTAGCGGCCGCGTTAGGGCTCAAACTGTGGGATCCAGCCGATGGCAAGGAGTTGGCGACACTGGCTGGCTATGGCGACACCGATCAAGAATCTCGCGACGAAGTCATTTCAATCGCCTTCTCACCGGATGGCAAATGGCTCGCGGCCACCGACAACCGGTTTCGCGGACAACCAAGCCACCTGCGGCTGTGGGACGTGGCGCAGCGCGACTTGGTTGGCGAGTTCGAGATTGGACACAACGGTCATGTAGCGTTCCTACCCAACGGCACGATGCTTGTTACGGACAAAAATGATAGCCCTGAAGTTCCGTGGCGCTTGGCCGAAGGTCGGGAGTTAGCCGTAGTGCGCACCAAGTTGTCTCGTCCGCTAGTTGTTGATCGACAAGGAAAATACGTCGTGGCGGACAGCATGGGCGGTTCAAAACTGTGGCGGATCGAGCCGACCGAAGCGGGCGACTTGCGTTTTGTCGATGAAATGTCGTTTGCAGGACAAGATCTGCGCCACGTCGGTTTCTCAATTGATGGTCGGTTGTTAGCGACCTGCGTTCGTAGCGGGGTCTTCGTAATTTACGACGTACCGTCACGGCAAGTGGTCGGCACACTGCTGGCCGGAGGACCCTTTGCGTTTTCGCCGGATGGAACGTCGCTAGCGGTCGCCCAAGACAGTCCCGAACGATCGCCCGACGGCAGGCTGCTGGGCGGAACTCGCCTGGCCGTCTGGAAGACGGACGATGTCCTCGCTGCGGACCGCTTGGCGGCGCAAGCGCGTGAAGCGGCAACGGACATGGTGCGAGTATTGTCCGCGCGGCAAGCGGATCTGTGGCGGGTGCATGCGGGCGGTGCGACGATGGACATGTTGCGAAACGTGTATCCCCCGCGCTCAGGCATGTGGATGAGACAAGACGCCATCACGACCTTGCTCACAGGTCCGCAGGGCGAGGCGGCGACGTCGATCCTCATCGACGGGCTGAAGAATCCACTGGTCAACGACAAACAACGGTTACTCCATCCCTTGGGTCTTATCGCCCATCGGAGTTCCCAGGCCCGTGCGGCGATTATCGAAGCGCTGCGTACCTCCGAGGCCACTGACGCACGCACAATGGCGGCGACGATGCTTGGGTTGCTCCCGGTTAACATGGGGCAGGAAGCAGTACCAGTGTTGGTCGAGTCGGCTGGCAACGACAAAAGTCCCCACGTGCGCGCTGCGGCTGAACGGACGCTCAAAGAGTTGGATCCCAAGGCGTACGAGCAGTTCACCGCGCAGGCCCGAGCGCGCGGACCGGTCGTGGACCGCGTCGAGCGACGCGACGGACAACTCAGATACCAAGGCCGGTCCCTGGAAGAGTGGCTGGGGCGGTTGAGTGCTTCTTACATGCCGAATGAAATATTCGGTCAGCCGCGTCGCGACGAACCACTGGCGGCGATTCGCGCGATTGGCTTGGACGCGATGCCAGTGCTTCTCGCCACACTCAACAGTAGCGAGCAACCACTGCGGCGTGCGGCTGCGGCCGGCTTAGGATCACTTGGTTCGCAAGCGAAGGCTGCGATTCAACCACTGCTGGACATCATTGCAGCAGCCGATGCTGCTGATGTGAGCTTCGTACAAGGTGTGCCCGGCGGTGTGGCTAGCGAAGCGGCTGACGCCGTGGCGCTCATCCTAAGGGAACAGCAGGAACTGCCAGCAAGGCTGGTCGAGTTGACCTTGTCTGATAATCCTGCGGCACGCTTAAGCGCCGCGCGGGCCGTGGCGGTTCTGATACCCACCCACCCACGTGGCCTGCCGGTACTGAAGGCAGCGATGGCCGCTGCTGATTCCCAGACGATGGATTTCTTTCCCAATCCCTATGCGTGGTACTTTGGCGATCGTCCGAATGTAGCTTGGTTGGGCCGGTTAATTGCTGATAACGAAGCACCCGCCGAGTATCGAGTCCAGGCAGCCGAGCGTCTTGAGCAGTTGGGTCCGGCCGCGTTACCGGCAATTTCCGGTATGCTCCAGGCGGTCAAAGCCGCCGACCCGAACCTGAGCCGGAGGACAGCCCGCGCGATTCATAAGATCGGACCAGAGGCAGTGCCGCCGGTGCGTGACGCGCTGCGAGCTACCACCAACGATCCCACACGCGAGCGATTGGCCGCCACATTGTGGGGAATGGGTGACGAAGGCCGTTCAGCGTTGAAAGAGGAGTTACACGGTAAAGAAGATCGTGAAGTCGAATCGCTGTGGTGGGCCGCTTTCGCGGGAACCTGGGATGCGCAAGCGTCGCGGATGTATCAGACGGCAATCAAAGAGGCACTGCAGCGCGCGGGGCACTTCGTTCCGCCACAGCCGCCGCGGACTGGCCCCAATCGTCCCCCCAGTCCTCCGATGCCACAAAAGGCAAGTACTGCTTGGTCGGTAAGACTGCTGGCTGACAACGAAGCGCCGGGGACGCTGCGGAGGCAGGCGGCAAAGGCGCTGTCCCAGACATCGCAGAAAGAGCTCCTGCCGTTCTTGCCAGTGCTGCTCGGCGGGCTTGCCAATGAACGAGATACCGGGATGGTTCCTGATTTGGCAGGTTTGATCCAGCGCGTGGGCCCGCCGGCGATTCCGGCGCTGAAGGCCGCAATCGAGCAGGCTCCGTCCGATCATGCTCGCGGTGGCCTGCTCCTTGTTCTTTCATCCAGGTTTGGCAAAGAAGGGCAGCAAGAGTTTGAGCGGCTCAGGCAGCTCCATCCGGAGTACAGCCGACTGCTCGACGCCTACATCCGGCCGCACAAGGCAATCGCCCCATCCCAACGCCCGACTACCTACTTGGCAACGTTTCGAGTGCATGCGCCTGAATCGACGCCGGCAGACGACGTGATCTATATCACCGGAAACGACCCGGCCTTGGGGAACTGGAACCCCAAGGGCCTACGACTCCAGCGGCAGGCGTCGGGCGTGTACGAGTCGCAAGTGCGCCTCGCTCAGGGCAGCCGCATCGAGTACAAGGTGACGCGCGGTAGTTGGGAGACGGTTGAAAAAGACCAGAACAAGGAGGAACTTGCGAACCGTAAACTCGAAGTGACTTCAGATCGCACCGTCGTGATTCGCGTGGAAAACTGGAGTGATCAATTGGATCAGCAATAA
- a CDS encoding serine/threonine-protein kinase, which produces MIPKRTADSNEITQTHLLHTLDQICDRFEEAWCDGQHPLIEDYIEGLQDPLRTRLLQELVALEVSYRRKSGQTPDASEYESRFTSDTATVREGFDDCSSTAQVETDSLDRTEIPSLYLDIRCPSCNAPMQVAVDTPLTELICNRCGSHFSLVDQSHATQRAPPLSQLGRFELVERLGVGSFGSVWKARDKELDRMVAIKIPRQGMMTTEEKERFFHEARAAAQLQHPNIVSVHEVGSEGESIYIVSDFVHGFTLSDWLTDQKLTGREAAELCAKVAEAVHYAHEQGVIHRDLKPANIMIDGDREPHLMDFGLARRDIGEMTVTIDGQLLGTPAYMSPEQAQGEAHQADRRSDIYSLGVILFQLLTGELPFRGNTRMLIHQVIYDEPPSPRKLNAHVSKDLETITLKCLEKEPAKRYQTAKDVAEELRRYLDGRLIQAKPHGIISKTWRWAHRKPMAASVVAMVVGLAIVGPLVALRQRQLVRAERIATAQVAAEAAKAEAVSTLLLDALQAANPDAARGSDYTVRQLLDNISAKVGHQFTELPEVEAAIRTTMGNAYRRLDLFDDAEAHLTKALKLRRRVFPPDHPEIANSLFANAWLAYGRGDWSRCETLSRDALAIHKKHLLHNEETIEILSQLHFVLVTQRKLNEADQVARELQTMAHQMPNGHPELANVLHRSTFYLMEQGDFGRAEEDGREAVLLHRKFHGNYHPETAWGLLHLSAVLREKGKLDEAEACSREALSIFRTYHDDSHSGNLAAISSLIAVLRAKGDQAELANLRLERVSRAEKALANAESEVEALRLRKADALNVAAWEMVSAKPVDPWVPDQAVAWATEAVALAEEVDSDSLPAYLDTLALAQHLTRATHDAIKTQKRAISLLRGDPTLQVCLIYVHLMQFYHASGNDEEAVTLARDFRDKVIAAYPNDSSLAAAILAKSAHDAIAERLAAPAEILAHKSFQLRRDLFTDDHKDVWFRYNAASMLGEALALQGKFAEAEPLLVESAVWMTTDSRMPTPEETGGEDRAQEAVKRVVQFYQAWHEVEPDAGHKVDVERWMNTEGVLMKTAEAATPTSN; this is translated from the coding sequence AGGTTTACCAGTGATACTGCAACCGTCCGCGAAGGTTTTGACGATTGCAGTTCGACCGCGCAGGTCGAGACAGATTCCCTCGATCGTACTGAGATACCCTCCCTCTACTTAGACATTCGTTGCCCCAGTTGCAATGCGCCGATGCAAGTGGCTGTTGACACGCCGCTTACCGAACTGATCTGCAATCGTTGCGGAAGTCATTTCAGCCTGGTAGATCAAAGTCATGCCACACAGAGAGCGCCTCCGCTCTCACAACTCGGGCGATTCGAACTTGTCGAGCGGCTGGGGGTCGGCAGCTTCGGAAGTGTGTGGAAGGCGCGGGACAAGGAGCTCGATCGCATGGTCGCCATTAAGATTCCACGTCAGGGGATGATGACCACCGAAGAGAAAGAAAGATTCTTTCACGAAGCCCGCGCCGCTGCCCAATTGCAGCATCCCAATATCGTGAGCGTCCATGAAGTTGGTAGCGAAGGTGAATCGATCTATATCGTTAGTGACTTTGTTCACGGCTTCACGCTCAGCGATTGGCTCACCGACCAAAAGCTGACCGGCCGAGAAGCAGCCGAGCTATGTGCGAAAGTTGCTGAAGCGGTGCACTATGCTCACGAGCAAGGTGTGATCCACCGCGACCTCAAGCCAGCGAACATCATGATCGACGGCGATAGGGAGCCACACCTTATGGACTTTGGCTTGGCACGCCGTGATATAGGAGAGATGACAGTCACGATTGACGGGCAGCTCCTCGGCACTCCCGCCTACATGTCACCCGAACAGGCCCAGGGCGAAGCACATCAGGCCGACCGCCGCAGTGACATTTACTCCCTTGGCGTGATCCTTTTCCAACTTCTCACGGGCGAGCTACCATTCCGCGGAAACACCCGCATGCTGATTCACCAGGTAATCTACGACGAGCCGCCCAGTCCGCGGAAGCTGAATGCGCACGTGTCCAAAGATTTAGAGACGATCACTCTCAAGTGCTTGGAGAAAGAACCTGCCAAACGGTACCAAACTGCTAAGGATGTCGCAGAAGAACTGCGGCGGTATCTGGACGGAAGACTAATTCAGGCAAAGCCACATGGAATCATCTCGAAGACCTGGAGATGGGCCCACAGGAAGCCCATGGCGGCGTCCGTCGTTGCCATGGTAGTTGGCTTGGCGATCGTCGGCCCGCTGGTCGCCCTGCGCCAGAGACAATTGGTACGTGCAGAACGAATTGCGACCGCACAGGTGGCCGCCGAGGCGGCAAAAGCGGAAGCAGTTAGCACTCTGCTCTTGGACGCGTTGCAGGCCGCGAACCCTGATGCCGCAAGGGGGAGTGACTACACGGTGCGTCAATTACTCGACAACATCTCAGCGAAAGTGGGACACCAGTTCACAGAACTACCCGAAGTAGAAGCAGCAATCCGTACAACAATGGGCAACGCCTACCGTCGACTAGATCTGTTCGATGATGCCGAGGCACATCTCACGAAGGCATTAAAACTGAGAAGACGCGTCTTCCCTCCAGATCACCCAGAGATTGCTAATAGCCTCTTCGCCAATGCCTGGCTTGCTTATGGAAGGGGTGACTGGAGTCGATGTGAGACGCTCTCGCGAGACGCTCTCGCGATACACAAGAAGCATCTCCTTCATAATGAAGAAACAATTGAAATACTCTCCCAATTGCATTTTGTACTTGTAACCCAAAGGAAGTTAAATGAGGCAGATCAGGTTGCTCGAGAACTGCAAACAATGGCACATCAGATGCCTAACGGACATCCGGAACTTGCCAATGTATTGCACCGTTCGACTTTTTACTTAATGGAGCAGGGTGACTTTGGGCGTGCAGAAGAAGATGGGCGCGAAGCTGTTCTATTGCATCGCAAATTCCATGGGAACTATCACCCGGAAACAGCATGGGGACTACTACATTTGAGTGCGGTACTCCGCGAAAAAGGGAAACTCGACGAAGCTGAAGCGTGCAGCCGTGAAGCCCTTTCCATTTTCCGTACCTATCACGATGATTCACACTCTGGCAATCTCGCGGCCATATCTTCCTTAATAGCTGTCTTACGGGCGAAAGGGGATCAAGCGGAGTTGGCCAACCTACGTCTTGAAAGAGTATCGCGCGCGGAGAAAGCTTTGGCAAACGCCGAGTCAGAGGTCGAGGCACTGCGACTGAGAAAAGCTGATGCGCTCAATGTCGCTGCCTGGGAAATGGTGAGCGCGAAGCCGGTCGATCCGTGGGTTCCTGATCAAGCGGTAGCCTGGGCAACTGAGGCAGTTGCTCTTGCTGAAGAGGTCGATAGCGATTCACTTCCTGCATATTTAGATACATTGGCGCTCGCGCAACACTTGACCAGAGCCACCCACGATGCAATAAAGACACAGAAGCGGGCCATATCCCTGCTCCGTGGTGATCCCACTCTGCAAGTGTGCCTGATCTACGTGCATTTGATGCAGTTTTACCATGCCTCAGGAAATGACGAGGAGGCGGTGACCTTAGCACGTGACTTCAGAGACAAGGTGATCGCGGCATACCCGAATGACTCAAGCTTAGCTGCAGCTATTCTGGCAAAATCTGCGCACGACGCGATCGCTGAACGCCTCGCAGCGCCAGCTGAAATTCTAGCCCATAAATCCTTTCAATTGCGACGCGATCTGTTCACAGATGATCATAAAGATGTCTGGTTCCGCTATAACGCCGCCAGCATGCTTGGCGAGGCGTTGGCGCTCCAAGGCAAGTTCGCAGAGGCAGAACCGCTGCTCGTGGAGTCAGCCGTATGGATGACCACCGACTCACGAATGCCGACGCCAGAAGAGACCGGCGGGGAAGATCGTGCACAAGAAGCCGTCAAACGCGTCGTACAGTTCTACCAAGCATGGCACGAAGTTGAACCCGATGCCGGGCATAAAGTAGATGTTGAACGCTGGATGAACACGGAAGGAGTCCTCATGAAGACGGCCGAAGCGGCAACACCGACGAGTAACTAG